Sequence from the Argopecten irradians isolate NY chromosome 12, Ai_NY, whole genome shotgun sequence genome:
taaaattgttgtttgcaACCATTTGATTGCCTTATAACCAGTTGTTTGCAATACTTGAGTAACTCCAAACATATTAACATATGTTAATTAGTATCTTCAGAAAACATATagtacaataaaatataatcaaaggtatgtaatcaacaaaacaacatatACATTTGGAGCAGACACTAAGGGTTGGTAAATTCTGGGTCAATAACAACCAACTCACTCTGTTCTAAAGAATTATTAAACTGACCAGAGCCGAGCTACCTAGTACCTGGTATTCCCATCTCCTAAAGTCTTGCCTAATCCTAATAGACTGCCTGGTCATATGACTAAACAGCTCTAAGACTACATAAGAAAACTGTTAAGCAAATGTCCTCTACTGATTTGTTCAAGGCTAGATCCCATAAACTCTTAATAATCTAAACCATGCACACGCCCCACACTCCACGTGCACGACCCCTCTGCCCTTCCTTGTCCAGACCCTATAGAAATTAATTACAGCCCCAGGCTGAATAACACCCTCCTGTCAACTCCCCTGCCTTAGATGTTCAGAACATACTAATGACGCCATATGACATCATCCCTGACTGTTTTGACCTCCTGCTAACTAAACCTCCCCTAACTAAACAAAGCTAGGCCTCACTTTAAACCTCCTGCTAACTAAACCTCCCCTAACTAAACAAAGCTAGGCCTTATCTGACACCCTCACCCAATTCTATTTTAAGTAGAAATGCGTGGAACATTGCTCATGTGTCTGCATTAATGTCCAGATTACAACATAAGGCCAACACAGTACAACCTGTAAGTCACAAAAGCAGAAAGCTTGTTACagaacaaaattaatattaatattggtaaaaatgtatatgtattgtgtataaacaaaaattaaacaaatttacattaaaaaattaCTTCACAACGCATACACTATATCAAGCTCTCGTTGCTTTGCAAGGTAAGCATCGTTGTTGAACGTAATAATTGGTATCTGATCATTTTGTTTCCTTAGTAATGTTTGTCCgtttataatgataatggtgACAGCCGATTGCTCTCTCAACAATGCCACAATTTGGGAATACTATGGccaggatatatatatagtattctGTGTTCTAGTTCTTCACGAGTACATGGATAACTTTCAAATCATCACTTTGCAGTGAACGAACAGTTGGCCAGGACATTTTCCATTCTCTTCAAAcctaaaattatatattttgcaaGCAGATGAAATTAAACATGCTATCAAACAACCAATGTAATTCATATCTTAATACTGATGTTATctgaattattatttttgttatcgAAATACATTTTATACTGTTGATTTCCTTCTTCATCACTTGATTTTCAATTGCAGACACACACTTTCTTAGAACAAACTTCATACAACTGCATTGGAGAAGTGATATACTTACATCTAACTTTAAAATATGTAGAGATGAGTTACTAAATGAATTTGGTATTAACGCAAAACTTGAACAATCAATAAAATTTGaacaacaaaaaaatgtttatggTGAATGAAAGTTGAGGACAATTATGCAAGGTcttatctttaatatatttattttcatatttaggATTCTAAAATAATAAGCTCTCGTTGTAACTAACCTTCAATCACATGGTCTTTGTACGTATTAAATGTCATACGAAACCAGCCAGGGAATGGGGAGAACATTTCTTTTCCAGGGCACAGATACACACCGCCATTGAGTAATTTATGGAACAACGCTAGTTCTTCTTCATCAGTCTTCTTTGGCAGAAACTacaaaaagtgatattttcaatatctaTCGTCAATGTAGCATGCGCTGAAATGTACTGTAACGTGAGCGGGAGTAAACGTAGTGTGGATCCAATTGGGATCGAACCAGTGATCTCAAGGTTAAAAACAAAGTTTTGTTGTAGCAAAGCTCAGCAGTACAGTAGGGATATAAGGTATGGACAAACATACTAGTCCGCCCTCTACAGATAAAACTAAACGGAAATGTTTTCTCAGGTACGATGCTAGTTAAGGGCTATTGGACTTGACTATGTCAGTTATATACGGGTATATGCAGAATACCTGAAATCAGACTTTTAACTCAAGAATTTCAAATATGTCTTAAATCAAGTAAAGAACAGAATGGTGTtgtcaaaaaataaatgtatattccAATCTAATTTTTAACTTATTTAGAAGTTTTAAGAAAAATTCCAGAAAAGAACGAAATTCTAAGATACCACTATATGTTATGGTCTAAAATATCAATTGTTATCCTATCGTATCTTCAATCTATACGTATTTACTTTTAGAATTGAATGATAACACCATATACTAAAATAACAGACCTAAACTTGAGCCGAATATCTGTCAAAAATGGTATCACGAGGCAGACATGTTTCCAGAAGAATAGTTCGTATGAGGCCATTTAGGGTAAATTGCGTGaagaaattttaacaaatatcaataatCCTAATTTCTAAATTAGTAGCGATGATagtgttgatatatttattggGTTATTATATTGCAAAACACGAAAATACCGCTCCTTACATTTTCAACCCACAATCATAACCTGTGGTACACCCTTGGAAATGTCAACAACGCACCTGTCACATTTCTGTCACATTTCTGTCATTTTCACGATGACATTTTCTGCTGAATGTTTGGAAATATGGCATGTGATTGTTTGCTTAATCTATGCATGACAAACATAAACTTATAAGTCAATtgtcatattacattttgtctCCTCATTAAAATCCgttagacaaaaaaaaatacaatttgtaaatCGGCAATGGCTGCCCAATATGTCATCGCAAAAATAAGATCatgtgttattgataaacacATATCGGATTGACATTTGACGCTAAAATAATGttaagaataaataaataaaacatgacaaataAAACATGTTGCTGTGATTAGTCTTTTCACTGGATATTCCCTTCGAAAACTCCGTCATAGCTTAGTATTTTTAATGACATAAACGGCAAGATGGCGAGAATAAAGTGAAAGTAAAAAGCATGCCGACGACAGACACGTAATGGTGGATGCCGGCATGTGTTCATTGCAATAATTTTACGTTATTTTTATCGGGAAAATGTCATGCTTTGATATGTCAAAGGATTTGTTCGAGATTGGCATAGTTTCTGTTGTATTAGGTTTTTACTTCCAGCCACGTGTTCCGTCCCAAATTGCTTGTGTGTACGGCAAATGTGTCCAAAAGTCAAACTAGTTTGTAGCTTGCATAGgcgaaaaaaaagtaaaaacaaaactcgataaatacatgtaacctCAATAACGCTGAACATGTATGGAAgagtttttgtttacaaatatgcATTATTATGATGAGTTTCAAACAGGTTTTAGAGCATTCCGTGCAGTTAATAGCTTGTTTGACTAATTACGTTTCACAACCTCCAAAATGGCGATAGTGTCGTCCAATAGCCCTTAAGGCAGTACTATTGCTATATACAATTTAAAGGCCCGATATACGTAACTTTTCATTATCTATttgtaatcacaaacatttacaatgatagAACATTGTATCAATGACCTAGTATAAAGATGAAAGACGTGTATTATATGACATTATTCCTTTCAGATAAACCAATGATATTGAACGGTTAAAAAAAGTAAACATACCGGCCATCTTAAAACAGTCGCAATTGCAAAACCGACAATTACCGAAGCGTTTCGTATATAggtccacagggacctggctcTACATATCAGTGACGCATATCTTACCTTAGAGAGAAATAATTGCTATAAGcctataaaacatatatatattgttggcTAAAAATTCGTGCCAGGGCCCTGTGTATAGGCCTAAACATTTTGTACAGTCAtcattgtttgtttctgttttccCGTGCGAGCCTATCGGATCACAACAATAGGCCTATAGCATATATTGATAGCGTCACTTGATGTTTTCCGGAAATCGAGTTTCCGTGAACTTCTTCGTATCGTTTCGGTTTGTATTTAATTGTGGGtcacactatttttttaatattttagtatttattttGGAAACGTTACAGTTGGTCTCAGTAAGATCTTTCCTGGCTTTAGTCAACATTTTATGCAGAGAAACCATGGTAATGGTCTTGTAATCGTTTTTGATTACACAAAAAACTTAAAACTTActatattgggcctttaaacCCTTAAATGCTACCTACCATTGGTTAATGAAACAAAGATCGTATTTTAAAACACATCGTTTACAGCAAGCATCATTAATTTGTCAAGCAGCTTTTACAAACCTTCGTTAAATTCATCCAGATATAGCTTCCAGCGGTTCCCCGATAGAATGGTATCCCCAGCTTGTCTAATCCAGCGCATGCGATTTCGAAGTTTTCTCGCTGATGCAGGTGATATGCCGGGAAGTACACGTTGTCCAGCCATTCTGGATATGGAATCGTTTCATTAAGTAATAGAATTTATCGTATACATTTGCATGCATGTTGTCCAATTATAGGTAGGTCAGAATGTAATTGACAACTCTCTGAAAGATGCTTTCTAACCATTTTTATTCATTCTTCcgttaaaatatctaaattattttgCTTCTTGTTGTTGTATGAAGCAATACACGCATATACATTTGCGTGCATGTTGTCCCATTGAATGTAGGACAGAATGTCATTGACAACTCTCTGACAGATGCtttctaataagttttattCATTCTTCCATTAAAATATCTTAAGTATTTTGCTTCTTGTTGTTGTATTAAGCTACACACATGTGGACAATAGTGGAAGGTCATAGTTATTATAAAGATGCTTGAAAAGTGTGCCTACCTGTATCTGAAATAATGGCGTTTAAGATAATTTGAACGGGGGCAGGAACTGAGCAGAAGTAGGACACTTTTTTAATGTAATCGATAAGGTTAGTGTTTCTACTGTAAATCATCCCACACCGGAAGCCTGCCAGTGATATATCCTGTAGGTGATAAACAATAACGAAAGACAATATGACAAACGACGAAACTCTGCTAGAAAAGCAGAATACATAACGTCAAATTAATCATACAATGTTAATCATTGATTGCATACAATTACATATtctgatgaaatatatattaatgatcaAATATTAACCTTTGATTACATAGCCTACCTACTACCACAAATACATTTCttgataacaatatatatacaacacaaTGAGGTTTACTCCTTGATTACCGATGACAAAGCGCCAACATATATTATAAGAGCGGGAAAAGCAATCACGAGATCAGAGAGATTATTAATGAAGTCCCAAAGAAAGTTGAATGACAGCTACATTATTTGATATAACCGAAGCCCTATGAGGAAGTGAAAGAAATAATCACGTGATCTTATTGAAACCACACAATACGCGACAAGTTCATTTCgcgatttctttttcatgaaGTTCGTGGGGATATTTTTTTTGCGAATTCAAGTACCGTTAATTACTTTAAAGCAAATAAAAACTCACGGAGAAAAACTTTCACAAACTTATCATTATCGGGATTAACAGGAcgtgttttcaaaattttgctGAGACAATATGTAAGACAGTAACGTAGTCACAGGGTCACAAATAGGAAGTGGAAATTATGTCAATATGGCTATCTTACCTTACTGAATCTCCACAGGAGTGGGTATGGTGTCCATGTGGCTATCTCACATGACTTAATCCCCACAGGAAGTGAATATGATGCCAATATGGCTATCTTACCTTACTGAATCCCTTCAGGAAGTGGATATGATGCCAATATTGATATCTTACCTTACTGAATCTTCACAGGAGTGGATATGATGCCAATATGGCTATCTTACATTACTTAATCCCCACAGAAAGTGGATATGATGCCAATATGGCTATCTTACCTTACTGAATCCCCTCAGGAAGTGGATAGGATGCCAATATGGCTATCTTACCTTACTGCATCTCCACAGGAGTGGATATGATGCCAATATGGCTATCTTACCTTACTGAATCCCCTCAGGAAGTGGATAGGATGCCAATATGGCTATCTTACCTTATTGCATCTCCAAAGGAGTGGATATGATGCCAATATGGCCATCTTAGCTTACTGAATCTCCACTTGAAGTAGATAGGATGCCAATATGGCTAGCTTACATTACTTAATCCCCACAAAAAGTGGATATGATGCCAATATGGCTATCTTACCTTACTGAATCCCCTCAGGAAGTGGATAGGATGCCAATATGGTTATCTTACCTTACTGCATCTCCACAGGAGTGGATATGATGCCAATATGGCCATCCTACCTTACTGCATCTCCACAGGAGTGATATGATGCCAATATGACGATCTTACCTTACTGAATCCCCTCAGGAAGTGGATAGGATGCCAATATGGCTATCTTACCTTATTGCATAATATGGCTATCTTACCTTACTGAATCTCCACAGGAAGTGGATTTGATGCCAATATAACTTTCTTACCTTACTGAATCCCCTCAGGAAGTGGATAGGATGCCAATATGGCTATCTTACCTTATTGCATCTCCAAAGGAGTGGATATGATGCCAATATGGCCATCTTAGCTTACTGAATCTCCACTTGAAGTAGATAGGATGCCAATATGGCTAGCTTACATTACTTAATCCCCACAAAAAGTGGATATGATGCCAATATGGCTATCTTACCTTACTGAATCCCCTCAGGAAGTGTATAGGATGCCAATATGGTTATCTTACCTTACTGCATCTCCACAGGAGTGGATATGATGCCAATATGGCCATCCTACCTTACTGCATCTCCACAGGAGTGATATGATGCCAATATGACGATCTTACCTTACTGAATCCCCTCAGGAAGTGGATAGGATGCCAATATGGCTATTTTACATTACTAAATCCCCACAGGAAGTGGATATGATGCCAATATGGCTATCTTACCTTACTGAATCCCCACAGAAAGTGGATATGGTGCCAATATGGCTATCTTACCTTACTGAATCCCTTCAGGAAGTGGATATGATGCCAATATTGATATCTTACCTTACTGAATCTTCACAGGAGTGGATATGATGCCAATATGGCTATCTTACCTTACTGAATCCCCACAGGAAGTGGATATGATGCCAATATTGATATCTTACCTTACTGAATCCCACAGGAAGTGGATATGATGCCAATATTGATATCTTACCTTGCCGAATCTCCACAGGAATGGATTTAGTGTCCATATGGCTATCTTACCTTACCGGATCCCTTCAGGAAGTGGATATGATGCCAATATGGCTATCTTACCTTACTGAATCCCCACAGGAAGTGGATATGATGCCAATATGGCTATCTCACCTTACTGAATCCCCACAGGAAGTGGATATGATGCCAATATGGTTATCTTACCTTACTGAATCCCCACAGGAAGTGGGTGCGACTTGGGTCAGGAATATCACACTGCAGTACACTGGTAAAAGTCGGTTTATCGTAACAAGACAAAGCATAGATCTCATCTATAACAGCGTGGATCTTTTTtcttaaacaaaacatttatatggATTATCTTTAAGGGACATGTGGGGTATAGAGCATTTGTATGAACttcataattaatttcttaAACATGACTGAGTTCATTACTTGTTTTTGATGATACAGCAGCAATTGTAAATGCGCAATTTCATCATTTTACTAACTTAATCAAAAAAAGGTTTTGttcaaatttttgttttatcaaaattacttgtagtaggtacaatgtatacactatATTACACTATATATGAAATCAAAGCAAAATTATCGATCTATTAATTTTCCACGTTTAACATAAAAGGAAATAACTCAAACAATACCTTGCACAAAAGTCCAGTAGATTGCATATATCTTCTTTGCTGTATACTTTCCCTAATGGATTTTGAGGATTACAAAGTATTACACCTTTCACAGTACGGCCCTGCACCAGAAAGAAAGCATGACTCTGTTCATAAATACTATTGGTGCAATTTATGGTTACAtatcattttacaataatttcaCATTTCGATTTACACAAacaaaaattgtgttttttgtAATCATTTTGGTCACGGATCTTACTGGTAATAAAACACATTGCTTTAATTCGCATGGCAGGATGGCATGGAaacataatttttaaataaagcATGTGTtttgatttatcatttttatccaTAATTATTAAGAAAATAGTAACGTTCACAAGCATTTGAATGCATCAATGACTGAACGTAAGtaaatatgacatgtaaacatatataattacctcGTCAACGGCTTTATTATAATACTCCTCAATGACACTAAGCTGGAAGTCAGCTGCGCCTCCATTCTCACATTCCTGGGACAAGTACggtaatattgaaaaaaaggtaagaatattgcaaaatatatattgagAGATACCTGTATCAGTATAAATCACATAAAAACACTGATGATACGTGTTAGATTATTGACGATCGCGAATAAAAAGATAAGTCTTAAATTAGTCAAAAGTGGCTACATAAAATCTTTGCAAAGAATGACATATCGAAAGCGTTAAATAAAGCGCTGCGGAAAAGGCTGCTTTACATTATATGATTACAGAGAAACACTTGGCCTTGGCATAAGCGtgaaataaatattacagaTTTTATTTGCAGTAAACTGTTTGATTGTGATGGGATTAAGTTGGCCGGCATTTACTGTTACATATTAAACGAGTACCTCAAACATTGGTATTTGATAGAAACGTGCCCCAGCAACTTCTTCTATATCGTTCATGAATCGCCCATATGTCGGTATTGGACAGAGTATTGTATCTGGCGAACGAAAAACTTATCATTAAATACCATATGGAAGTCATTACTTACACTGttgtcaaaataattaataaagatTAAGAATTAGAGAGTAAGAttatattttgagaaacatTTGAACTATTATactatttacaaaacaaaaatctttaACTATCTTTAACTTAATTAAATCTGCAATTGTTTTTAATCGACTTCATTTTTTAATAGTAATTTATAATAAAGGAGGAAAACGCCATTCTTGCGTGATGGATTTTGTTTGCATCTTGGAAGACCACACGTGCATCGGTTAATATccattatttataaattttagaATAACATACTTCTTTTACCCGTATTGAAGATAAACTTCGAAATGATATTGTCACAGTATAATCCTCCGGATGTTATGTCTTTTTTAGGGTATTCATTACCTACCACCTTCATCCGCGATTGCTAGAGCCACTGCATTTAGAACAGCTGTCACACCGTCGAGGAGGACTATCTGTCACACAAATATGATAAAGTGAAAGGCAGCgacataataatattattatccTTATAACTCCCGAACAGCAAAAAGAAATCTTGTTACCGGAAAAATAAAAGGAGACAAAGGTATATGTTTTTGTAGCTGTAACATCAATCTAACCTTGTATAACAACATATTGTGAAAAgtagaaaaacaaaaactaaaaaagTATTACTAATGAATTTTTgatgttgtttatgtttatatcgCACCAATATATATGCTTTTGGAAAGGTGCTCTGGTGGTGTAGTTGTTAAGCCGCTCGCTTTTCACCTAGCCGGctggggttcgatccccggcacggacgtgaaaaggttaggggtcacctaaCCAATCACGTGGGTTTTTTCTTGGCACTCCGGtgtcctcccacactaagacccttcgcgcgcttacatccgggccattgAGAGTgctttacataagttgtataacttgtttctcaatcgatgtaaaataaataatgtttatatttatatttaaagattGTAACAGTAAATCATACTCTGTGTCCTCTTTTTCGAATATTGGGTAAGGTCGTTCGGTTTAGAAAATCCGACATAGCCGTTaacaaacaacatattttacacatgtcaAGTGTCCCCTTGTTGTAAATTGATATCAAGTTTGTGACCAACTTATTAATGGATGGTTACTTATAGACTGAGGACAGGTAATCACCCGGACAAAACAGTAAGCTATATAAAACGTAGATAACAATGGTAGAAACATAAATTACCTTTTCTGGATCCAGAGGCTCCGGTAGGTTTAACTTGGTTCCCAAAAACTTGCCAATGTTTAGACGGAGGCTGCATCaccaaaacaaattaaacgctagaataataatttatttaaggattgattgtcaattttgttgcttgcattgactgatgaagaaagttaatctcgtgcaaatgaagtgaactgcgaagcagttcatgtaacatttgcacgagattaactttcttcatcagtcaatgcaagcaacaaaattgataatcaatccttatatttacattaaccaatttaaaatttccgctgttgaaaaaaaaatcaaattatatgtgttaggtataagattattatacaattttgcaacattgtaccagttatcgtacatgtatgtacagctacggaacagccgccagtcagttcttctcgtcaccaaggcaacacaaaatgtagttccgaaaataacttcattctttgtgCGTTGTTACGATaaaaaacggcgattttgaaatattgtttttatattcaagaattaatggcttaaattttatcataaaacattattatgtagcttcaaatacaaaaattgctGCGCAAtactagcagtgcagtcaatGTGTAATCCGGTCGCTCGATTGAGCAGGGGTCCGGTTtcgaagaaaatgacgattgtggtgaaaatgctgaatagttggtatctaaacataatcaaaccttttaaaactcaattataattgttatggaATTAACAGAATGCTGTATTCCCGTCTGATAATTATTTGtagctgacatttaaatatgtattaactaTATCTGTcgtgaaatccaacccctgtgtctatggtATGTGATGCAGTCCAATAACCATGCTTCCGGGGCTgaataaaacgtgttaaaatgtgggacttagtcgcagatcactggaagacttctgtgttattcttgaaatgtgataacttctctgtctACTGGAGTTTGGGGATTAAAATtcggtataaagtaagtagagaaacatcgatttgaaatgttggcggtttccaacgaccctccaATGCCGTGGATTTTGACACTCACAGAATCGTTTCGTTAGGCTTAATGTCACTGAAATTAGCCTGTTTGCTGTTTGAGCGTATTTtcatggaatctatcgtttctaagcttTCGTGTATGACACCgtttcacatatattgtacacattaaactatttgcgttcgattatgcctactaGGCTATGCGATGAGTGGTGAACCTCACTGCGTTCGGTCCTAACGTGACGCTAACCCAaattacactttttgaagataacattgttaaaattttcttacgtgtgcttgaattaagatatttctctaaacattaaacaaatagatgcttttagttttaatttcatgctttgtttacttgtcagcagtgcatatatttaggCCTAataaatagagagctttgaagcatcCCCGGTTCAGGCTATGCTCAGCATTTTTTTTACCTGGGCTTGAGCCTAATTCAGTGTTTCatcaaaatacgtgtaaaatatctctAGGCggctataatattatattactgacaatttctaatatcactttatcaagcattcctgtctgtgtttctaaatgtacaacgATAGGCCACATCGCAGAAagttcaaaactgaagcggcgtaaaactacaatgtaggtcaaaatgtaaacaatgtcaaaatgtattctcacgccggtcagaggtcagcgcgtgaccaagcatctccattgggaaatgaagtgatcggagtttactagttacattgaggcggagcgaagtgaaaatgtaaatatttcataatgaaggttacacaacgagtgttTGTTGGAtttggaatttattccacacgagtgaatTGTCTTTATCAGTTAAAAAAGACCCGAACATTTGATAGCTTTTCATTCTATAATGAAAACCACTAACaccaattaaaatataaatttatcacataattcgcctgatatccagtgattttgcccgtgtaatatttttgcatatgtcactaggcctagtgtaatataacctggggcgattttcattggctggaaattcattgtgatgtcagacagaaacaataaaatgacgtcaggaaaaaatgacgtgacgtcaagATTACGAAGATGGCGGGATAAATTGGCGGCCTTTGCTTGATTTTTGGAATACACTTTGACGTTAATTGTGTTATGTagatatttgtagttatgtgataaaaagtatcttaaatttgtgttcatttcatatgagattttttGTCTCGGCAAGGCTCTCAAAATAATAACTTCTTAGACTCATTTCATAAgatttaatatgaaatgatcctaaatATACATAGCACCTGTAACAAGATAAGGTATATTATGTAATTGTTGTGTAATGATATGaagttaaaatgtaattttatgaagcacttatatatatgtaaaagtaTTAACTAAAATGGCTGACCGATGTGAGACAAACCTATCTTAGGGGATAGaataatacaggtaaatatttgGCCGGAATAACTGACCACAATAACATAAAAGGTCAATAAATAACTATAGGATTGGTTGTATATTCTCCCGGAAAAGGTGACCGACAGGCACCATGATAACGAGGAACCTCATCAATAACTATAAAAGTGTCGATGAGAAGTTTACACAAATTGTCTATATACTAAAATAATGGGACACGACTCCTCGGTCAGGCCGTCACGACCTTTGACCAAACAATATTTGGGCATGGGTATAAAGATAGGGTTATTCTCTCAGTCAGCCAGATTTGAACTAGGGCGACGGTTCGATTCTCCAAGGCTTTGTAACCTTGTACAGAGATGTTAGAGGCGCCGGTCCGGCAGAGACCGAACAAAATAACACTGAACGCAAAC
This genomic interval carries:
- the LOC138304633 gene encoding 1-aminocyclopropane-1-carboxylate synthase-like protein 1; its protein translation is MADSLSKRAIRALNIPEFLVHYLLEVSANAYHPTDNPNGKINLGTIENKTCEDIWLKKVEELTPLIADKSSLYYYNLTGFATLRLNIGKFLGTKLNLPEPLDPEKIVLLDGVTAVLNAVALAIADEGDTILCPIPTYGRFMNDIEEVAGARFYQIPMFEECENGGAADFQLSVIEEYYNKAVDEGRTVKGVILCNPQNPLGKVYSKEDICNLLDFCARKKIHAVIDEIYALSCYDKPTFTSVLQCDIPDPSRTHFLWGFSKDISLAGFRCGMIYSRNTNLIDYIKKVSYFCSVPAPVQIILNAIISDTEWLDNVYFPAYHLHQRENFEIACAGLDKLGIPFYRGTAGSYIWMNLTKFLPKKTDEEELALFHKLLNGGVYLCPGKEMFSPFPGWFRMTFNTYKDHVIEGLKRMENVLANCSFTAK